The Hymenobacter chitinivorans DSM 11115 genome window below encodes:
- a CDS encoding response regulator transcription factor has translation MIRIILTDDHAIIRDGIRSLLRDEPGLEVVGEASNGEELLAMLPTTPTDVILLDLNMPGMDGFATLAALREQYPQTRVLVLSMLDHERYVVQALDAGALGYALKNTGRTELIYALYAVAAGQPFLCTAIGMGLLRKFQSPETSTYDAPKVGSSLSKRELEVLQLIAEGLTNAEIADKLFTSKRTIETHRQNIIEKTQAKNTAALIKFAVSSGLLPE, from the coding sequence CGGATTATTCTTACTGACGACCACGCCATTATCCGGGACGGTATCCGCAGCTTGCTGCGCGACGAGCCGGGCCTGGAGGTCGTGGGCGAAGCCAGCAACGGCGAGGAGCTGCTGGCCATGCTACCGACGACTCCCACCGACGTCATCCTGCTCGATTTGAACATGCCCGGCATGGATGGCTTTGCCACGCTGGCGGCCCTGCGCGAGCAATACCCCCAAACCCGGGTGCTGGTGCTGTCCATGCTCGACCATGAGCGCTACGTGGTGCAGGCCCTGGATGCCGGCGCCCTAGGCTACGCTTTGAAAAATACGGGGCGTACCGAGCTGATTTACGCACTGTACGCCGTGGCCGCTGGCCAGCCATTTCTGTGCACTGCCATTGGAATGGGCTTGCTGCGCAAATTTCAAAGCCCCGAAACCAGCACCTACGATGCGCCCAAGGTGGGTAGCAGCCTTTCGAAACGGGAGTTGGAAGTACTGCAGCTCATTGCCGAAGGGCTGACCAACGCCGAAATTGCCGATAAGCTCTTCACCAGCAAGCGCACTATCGAAACCCACCGCCAGAACATCATCGAGAAAACCCAGGCCAAAAACACCGCCGCCCTCATCAAGTTCGCCGTCAGCAGCGGGTTGCTGCCCGAGTAG